A single genomic interval of Halomonas sp. GT harbors:
- a CDS encoding DUF4124 domain-containing protein: protein MQYKVCLSTGATLLLCLWVSAAQSQTVYRVVDEQGNVTFTDNPERGGEVMTLAPLPSVSTSPPPVTSSPRRQGHPGQPFMPYDRFVIEVPRAEASLQNDHTAVVVNVAPPLREDHRIQLRVNGEISQSALHSDAFWLAGLAAGQHQLQAELLDSAGRVQHRTVQVSIFIAD from the coding sequence ATGCAATATAAAGTGTGTTTATCCACAGGGGCTACGCTACTGCTATGCCTGTGGGTAAGCGCTGCGCAGTCGCAAACGGTGTACCGCGTGGTAGATGAGCAGGGTAATGTGACGTTTACCGATAACCCTGAGCGTGGCGGCGAAGTGATGACGCTTGCGCCATTGCCCAGTGTCTCCACGTCACCGCCCCCCGTCACATCGTCACCACGTCGACAAGGTCATCCTGGGCAGCCGTTTATGCCCTACGACCGTTTTGTGATCGAGGTTCCCCGGGCAGAGGCGTCACTTCAGAACGACCATACCGCGGTGGTGGTAAATGTTGCCCCACCGCTTCGAGAAGATCATCGTATTCAACTGCGGGTGAACGGTGAGATAAGTCAGTCGGCGCTGCATAGTGATGCTTTCTGGCTTGCAGGTTTAGCGGCTGGCCAGCACCAGCTGCAAGCAGAGCTACTAGACAGTGCAGGGCGTGTTCAGCACCGCACTGTTCAGGTGAGTATTTTTATTGCTGATTAG
- the glnL gene encoding nitrogen regulation protein NR(II) — translation MYQRLLEHLTTAVLLLDGELRVCWMNPAAEALLAVSFSRVQGISLDTLLGGDESIDDVLAKARDAFHPYTQREARITPLNSESLTVDYTVTPLSADELLLEVEPRDRLMQISREEALTTRQETIKVLARGLAHEVKNPLGGIRGAAQLLERDLDDPALREFTHIIVEEVDRLRDLVDSMLGPNRIVKHEPVNIHKVLERVRALLIAEHPHVEIRRDYDPSLPDLSGDESQMIQALLNVARNAVQAMSDAATPSPELTLRTRARRQFTLGAERHRLVSEVGVIDNGPGIPETLRETLFYPMVSGRAEGSGLGLSIAQSILHQHQGLIECDSRPGHTEFRLLIPLVVNFTGEAS, via the coding sequence ATGTACCAGCGCTTACTTGAACACCTCACCACCGCAGTCTTACTGCTAGACGGTGAACTCCGCGTTTGCTGGATGAACCCGGCAGCGGAAGCGCTGCTAGCGGTGAGCTTTAGCCGTGTGCAGGGCATTAGTTTAGACACGCTGCTAGGGGGCGATGAGAGTATTGATGATGTCCTCGCCAAGGCGCGGGATGCCTTTCATCCCTATACCCAGCGCGAAGCACGCATTACGCCGCTGAACAGCGAGTCATTGACGGTGGACTACACGGTGACCCCGCTTTCTGCCGATGAACTATTACTTGAAGTAGAGCCCCGTGATCGGCTAATGCAGATCTCCCGGGAAGAAGCGCTGACCACCCGGCAAGAGACGATCAAAGTATTAGCGCGGGGCTTGGCTCATGAAGTTAAAAACCCCTTAGGTGGGATACGCGGTGCTGCCCAATTATTGGAGCGCGATCTAGACGACCCTGCACTACGTGAATTTACCCACATTATTGTTGAAGAGGTGGATCGGCTGCGAGATTTGGTCGACTCCATGCTGGGCCCCAATCGCATTGTCAAACATGAGCCGGTCAACATCCATAAGGTGTTAGAGCGGGTGCGAGCACTGCTGATTGCCGAGCATCCTCATGTTGAAATTCGTCGTGACTATGACCCAAGTCTGCCGGATCTGTCTGGCGATGAATCTCAAATGATCCAAGCGTTATTGAATGTGGCACGTAACGCGGTACAGGCCATGAGTGATGCAGCAACACCTTCGCCGGAGCTTACGCTGCGCACCCGAGCACGCCGCCAATTTACGCTGGGGGCTGAACGCCATCGTTTAGTCAGTGAAGTGGGGGTCATTGATAATGGCCCTGGCATACCTGAAACGTTACGTGAAACGCTTTTCTATCCCATGGTTTCTGGGCGCGCTGAAGGTAGCGGCCTAGGGCTATCGATTGCTCAGTCGATTTTGCACCAACATCAAGGATTGATCGAATGCGACTCACGCCCTGGACATACCGAATTTCGTTTACTGATTCCATTGGTTGTTAATTTCACCGGAGAAGCGTCATGA